A single genomic interval of Corylus avellana chromosome ca10, CavTom2PMs-1.0 harbors:
- the LOC132164677 gene encoding uncharacterized protein LOC132164677 yields MPLVISSKSGVMQQRLTFLCNKFAVSLCKSLAISGVVLYLFYIILSNHPCCRSSMLMANLRYTSWPSSSSSIVDSPTNITHLVFGIASSAKTWESKKPYMEAWWLPNKTRGFVYLDRAPKETPHWPSSSPPFRVSQDTSRYKEYNKHANPHAIRMARIIFELFREENKGVRWYILADDDTIFFLDNLVEVLGSYDHNKYFYIGSNSECVASNFDHSFGMAFGGAGYALSYPLVEVLVKNLDVCIKTYPTLYGSDHILQSCITDLGVSLTQEMGFHQIDLHSDISGFLSALPQTPFVSLHHLDVVDPIFPSITNRHESLKHLMEAAKADQSRLLQQTICFHKQSNWSLSISWGYSAHIYENLYPPSILHRPLQTFTPWKKTAKPPYMFNTRVPSNDPCEAPHVFYFDAIEKTKGNQILTSYVRRSPRRLAACSSSGNHSADFISKIQVLSTSRRHGEAGNRRECCDVLRVADNLNFTEVKIRACMKDEIVAYM; encoded by the exons ATGCCATTAGTCATTTCTTCCAAGTCTGGTGTAATGCAGCAAAGATTAACATTTTTATGCAATAAATTTGCAGTAAGTTTATGCAAATCACTAGCCATTTCAGGAGTAGTCTTGTACTTATTCTACATTATCCTCTCCAACCATCCCTGCTGCCGGTCCTCTATGCTCATGGCAAACTTGAGATACACATCATGgccttcatcttcatcttccatTGTAGATTCTCCAACCAACATTACCCACCTTGTGTTTGGAATAGCAAGTTCTGCAAAAACATGGGAAAGTAAAAAACCCTACATGGAAGCCTGGTGGCTGCCAAACAAAACCAGGGGATTTGTCTATTTGGATAGAGCTCCCAAAGAGACACCCCATTGGCCTTCATCTTCTCCTCCTTTTCGTGTCTCACAAGATACCTCTAGATACAAAGAATACAACAAACACGCAAATCCACATGCAATTCGAATGGCACGAATAATTTTCGAATTATTTAGAGAGGAAAACAAAGGGGTTAGATGGTATATCTTGGCGGATGATGACACAatcttttttttggataatctTGTTGAGGTTTTGGGAAGTTATGATCATAATAAATACTTCTATATAGGGTCAAATTCAGAGTGTGTGGCATCGAATTTTGATCATTCTTTTGGAATGGCGTTTGGTGGGGCAGGGTATGCTTTGAGTTATCCTTTGGTAGAAGTGTTGGTGAAGAATTTAGATGTCTGCATAAAGACATATCCAACATTGTATGGGAGTGATCATATTTTGCAGTCCTGTATTACTGATTTGGGAGTCTCTTTGACCCAGGAAATGGGTTTTCAtcag ATTGATCTACACAGTGACATTTCCGGATTTCTATCAGCTCTTCCACAGACTCCATTCGTTTCCCTTCATCACTTGGACGTAGTGGACCCAATTTTCCCTTCAATCACCAACCGCCACGAGTCACTGAAACACCTAATGGAAGCAGCAAAAGCTGACCAGTCACGACTACTGCAGCAGACCATTTGCTTTCACAAGCAAAGCAACTGGTCTCTTTCCATATCATGGGGCTACTCTGCTCATATCTATGAAAACCTTTATCCACCAAGCATTTTGCATAGACCCCTCCAAACATTTACGCCATGGAAGAAGACAGCTAAACCACCCTACATGTTTAACACTCGAGTTCCCTCAAATGATCCCTGTGAGGCTCCTCATGTTTTCTACTTTGACGCCATAGAAAAGACCAAGGGAAACCAAATTCTTACAAGTTATGTCAGAAGATCACCTCGTAGGTTAGCAGCTTGTTCATCAAGTGGGAATCACTCTGCTGATTTCATATCCAAAATTCAGGTCCTCTCAACCTCGAGGAGACATGGTGAG GCTGGTAATAGAAGAGAGTGCTGCGATGTTCTGCGTGTAGCTGACAATCTGAACTTCACGGAGGTCAAGATTAGGGCTTGCATGAAGGATGAAATAGTGGCCTATATGTAA
- the LOC132164522 gene encoding protein PLASTID TRANSCRIPTIONALLY ACTIVE 16, chloroplastic, producing the protein MAPTLTSNSFILTPSPHSSRLILKNTRLTIFAKQAGPFPSLRFGKSNDSSAGEPQPDDSANGNPFRFDFGKIPDVKSLIPAVSNPSSGLSRRKDPSTVFVAGATGQAGIRIAQTLLRQGFSVRAGVPELGSAQELARLAAKYKIISNEDLKRLNAVESTFQGAESIAKAIGNASKVVVTIGPAENGPTSVVSTSDALQVINAAQLAGVGHVAIIYDGNPAGASTYNVLDGISSFFGNLFSGSQPLSVPEFLQKVVETDVGYTFIKTNLTEDFSPESSYNVVVSAERSPGANDYKVAKSKIASLVADVFSNTAVAENKVVEVFTNPSAPSRRVVELFSAIPEDGRRKAYAESRAKAKAEEEALEAAEKARAAAEATKKLEKEVKKLSEQEARATSLAEEAQEKAEVAGASVETLLNKAKDFGSGLSWEKLSSQVSTAVQNSAEKPKVQVATVRGQAKARSLQPKNAVVNKQPSFKLPSFKPKEEPLQPKNAVVNKQPSFKLPSFKPKEEPLQPKNAVVNKQPSFKLPSFKPKEEPKPKPKGKQQTEEKPEVRKVFGGLFSQETIYVDDE; encoded by the exons ATGGCTCCTACGCTCACTTCCAATTCCTTCATTCTAACCCCTTCGCCGCACTCCTCCAGGCTAATTCTCAAGAACACGCGGCTCACAATCTTTGCCAAGCAGGCCGGCCCTTTCCCTTCGCTGCGCTTCGGCAAGAGCAACGATTCCTCCGCCGGAGAGCCCCAGCCAGATGATTCAGCTAACGGCAATCCTTTTCGTTTTGACTTTGGGAAGATCCCGGACGTCAAGTCTTTGATCCCGGCCGTGAGTAATCCCTCTTCCGGCTTGTCAAGGCGGAAGGACCCCAGCACAGTGTTCGTCGCCGGCGCAACCGGGCAGGCTGGTATTCGCATTGCACAAACTTTGCTGCGTCAGGGTTTCAGTGTCAGGGCTGGTGTTCCCGAGCTTGGTTCTGCCCAAGAGTTGGCTCGTCTTGCTGCCAAATACAAG ATCATATCCAACGAAGATTTGAAACGCCTCAACGCCGTTGAATCCACCTTCCAAGGTGCTGAATCAATCGCCAAGGCAATCGGGAATGCCAGCAAGGTCGTCGTCACGATCGGCCCCGCAGAAAACGGTCCCACATCCGTGGTGTCCACATCGGACGCCTTGCAAGTGATCAATGCTGCCCAGTTGGCTGGAGTTGGCCATGTGGCCATCATCTATGATGGGAACCCGGCAGGCGCATCCACTTACAATGTACTGGATGGCATCTCCTCGTTCTTTGGCAACCTCTTCTCAGGATCACAGCCGTTGAGTGTTCCCGAGTTTTTGCAAAAAGTAGTGGAAACGGACGTCGGCTACACTTTCATAAAGACGAATTTGACCGAGGACTTTTCGCCTGAGAGTTCGTATAATGTTGTGGTGTCAGCCGAAAGAAGCCCAGGTGCAAACGACTACAAA GTAGCCAAGTCTAAGATAGCATCTCTAGTGGCCGATGTTTTCTCTAACACAGCAGTGGCAGAAAATAAG GTTGTGGAAGTGTTTACGAATCCTTCAGCCCCATCAAGGCGTGTAGTTGAGCTTTTCAG TGCCATTCCTgaggatggaagaagaaaagcttatGCAGAATCGCGTGCAAAGGCCAAAGCAGAGGAAGAGGCACTGGAAGCAGCTGAGAAAGCTCGCGCAGCCGCTGAAGCAACCAAGAAACTGGAAAAAGAGGTGAAGAAGCTGTCGGAGCAAGAGGCTCGAGCTACTAGTCTAGCCGAAGAAGCTCAAGAGAAGGCGGAGGTCGCCGGAGCTTCGGTGGAGACCCTTTTGAACAAAGCCAAAGACTTCGGCTCAGGGCTGTCTTGGGAAAAGCTTAGTTCCCAGGTCTCAACTGCAGTTCAAAATTCTGCAGAGAAACCGAAAGTGCAGGTTGCAACTGTCAGAGGACAGGCCAAGGCACGGTCTTTGCAACCAAAGAATGCTGTTGTTAATAAACAACCAAGCTTCAAGCTTCCTTCTTTCAAACCAAAGGAGGAGCCATTGCAACCAAAGAATGCTGTAGTTAATAAACAACCAAGCTTCAAGCTTCCTTCTTTCAAACCAAAGGAGGAGCCATTGCAACCAAAGAATGCTGTTGTTAATAAACAACCAAGCTTCAAGCTTCCTTCTTTCAAACCAAAGGAGGAGCCAAAGCCAAAGCCAAAAGGCAAACAACAGACAGAGGAGAAGCCAGAAGTCAGGAAGGTGTTTGGCGGGCTGTTTTCACAAGAAactatatatgttgatgatgaGTGA
- the LOC132163097 gene encoding uncharacterized protein LOC132163097 — MQKAIFIDLSSEGSVKSSDSYSVTTIPQSPRKQRRPCIISASTDTGTPSKTRSWKAYWTRSSKRYRDPETPISYKRRKMEPAEGEDPSLWSPEFERIFPAFYNDRSDLHCRTVSD, encoded by the exons ATGCAGAAGGCCATCTTCATCGACCTTTCTTCAGAGGGGTCTGTGAAATCCTCCGATAGCTACTCCGTTACAACTATTCCGCAGTCACCTCGTAAGCAACGTCGACCTTGTATCATTTCAGCATCTACGGACACGGGCACCCCTTCGAAGACACGGTCTTGGAAG GCGTATTGGACAAGGAGTAGCAAGCGATATCGGGACCCAGAGACACCCATCTCCTACAAAAGGCGTAAG ATGGAACCCGCTGAAGGCGAGGACCCATCACTTTGGTCTCCTGAGTTTGAACGTAT CTTCCCAGCTTTCTACAATGACCGGTCGGACCTACACTGCCGCACAGTGTCGGACTAA
- the LOC132163096 gene encoding zinc finger protein 6-like, which produces MESDHQPPPPQENIEQVIMTSSDEHVATQTAARSYDCTYCRRGFSNAQALGGHMNIHRKEKAKHKRFDHESHQPSSDLPRLIIPSYPPTPPGSTSSWLLETHVGEVNQLRLFVETPSEKDQNPPGSSSSQLHQKTEKVLSSSSTFDLSGSEIDLELRLGPEPQDPSAPTGTKKFF; this is translated from the coding sequence ATGGAGTCTGATCATCAGCCACCACCACCCCAAGAAAATATCGAGCAGGTGATCATGACTTCATCAGATGAGCACGTGGCAACCCAAACAGCCGCCAGGTCATACGACTGCACCTATTGCAGGAGAGGCTTCTCTAATGCACAAGCCTTAGGTGGCCACATGAACATCCACCGAAAAGAAAAAGCCAAGCACAAGCGATTTGATCATGAATCTCATCAACCATCTTCGGACCTCCCAAGGCTCATAATTCCCTCGTATCCTCCAACACCACCTGGGAGTACTTCTTCATGGCTGCTGGAAACCCATGTCGGTGAAGTCAACCAACTTCGTCTGTTTGTCGAAACACCATCAGAAAAAGATCAAAACCCTCCAGGCAGCAGCAGCAGTCAACTTCATCAGAAAACTGAAAAGGTTTTGTCGTCATCATCTACCTTTGACCTGTCTGGTTCGGAGATAGACCTTGAGCTTAGACTTGGGCCTGAGCCTCAGGACCCATCAGCACCAACGGGTACTAAAAAGTTCTTCTGA
- the LOC132164808 gene encoding uncharacterized protein LOC132164808: MNHRDFSDLLQHRTGFGWDPVSNTVQGTETQWQQYLRIKPKASRFRRKGCPNYEMLGLLFNGSTATGVLRHSSARTPPGSDEEDELNEQLLRFGMHVSQATNAAVDNSVSGEFLGSVGGSSQGSGQPPAQNRGIVIGGNGRGKRPVDSSGPSTELKRKGKGKSHIDSLRSDALKEFTEVSRLKKEILLQDQLRMSSGEGSAGAGGSGASFSNGMSRAIGMLDEIAPDLDDDRYFRAFELFRDENVRNGFIALPPERKKAWIGKL, from the exons ATGAACCACCGTGACTTCTCTGACCTACTCCAGCACAGAACTGGATTTGGTTGGGACCCAGTATCAAACACAGTCCAGGGGACTGAGACCCAGTGGCAGCAGTATCTTAGG ATCAAGCCGAAGGCTAGTCGTTTTCGAAGGAAGGGCTGTCCAAACTACGAAATGTTGGGTCTACTCTTCAATGGCTCAACAGCCACTGGGGTCCTCCGCCATTCATCCGCTAGGACACCACCGGGTAGTGACGAAGAGGACGAGTTGAATGAGCAACTCTTGCGGTTTGGAATGCATGTTAGTCAAGCAACCAATGCGGCTGTTGATAACAGTGTGAGTGGGGAGTTTCTTGGTTCTGTGGGTGGTTCGAGTCAGGGGAGTGGCCAACCTCCTGCTCAAAATAGGGGTATAGTCATTGGGGGTAACGGACGTGGTAAGCGTCCAGTTGATAGTTCTGGGCCTAGCACAGAACTAAAGAGGAAAGGTAAGGGTAAATCTCATATAGATTCTCTTCGTAGTGATGCATTAAAAGAGTTTACCGAGGTTAGCCgtttgaagaaagaaatcttGTTACAAGATCAACTGCGAATGAGTAGTGGGGAAGGTAGTGCAGGTGCTGGGGGTAGTGGTGCATCTTTTTCCAATGGCATGAGTAGGGCCATTGGCATGTTGGATGAGATTGCCCCCGACCTAGATGATGATAGGTATTTTAGGGCATTTGAGCTCTTTAGGGATGAGAATGTCCGTAATGGTTTTATTGCACTACCTCCAGAAAGGAAGAAGGCTTGGATTGGGAAGCTGTAA